One Borreliella chilensis DNA window includes the following coding sequences:
- the pstB gene encoding phosphate ABC transporter ATP-binding protein (ATP-binding protein; PstABCS is an ATP dependent phosphate uptake system which is responsible for inorganic phosphate uptake during phosphate starvation), whose amino-acid sequence MIKEKDSTKNEFIIEAENLSLFYTDFKALNKINIKILKNSITALIGPSGCGKSTFLRTLNRMNDLVEGIKIEGNVIYEGKNIYSNNFDILELRRKIGMVFQTPNPFLMSIYENISYGPKIHGTKNKEKLDEIVEQSLKKSALWEEVKDKLNTNALSLSGGQQQRLCIARTLAIEPNVILMDEPTSALDPISTGKIEELIINLKESYTIIIVTHNMQQAGRISDRTAFFLNGYIEEESPTDELFFNPKNTKTEEYISGKFG is encoded by the coding sequence ATGATAAAAGAAAAAGACAGCACAAAAAATGAATTTATAATAGAAGCAGAAAACCTAAGTCTATTTTATACAGACTTTAAGGCTTTAAATAAAATAAATATTAAAATACTAAAAAATAGCATTACTGCTTTAATAGGCCCATCTGGCTGTGGGAAATCAACTTTTTTAAGAACTCTAAATAGAATGAATGACCTTGTTGAAGGCATTAAAATAGAAGGCAATGTAATATATGAAGGGAAAAACATTTATTCAAATAATTTCGATATCCTTGAGCTCAGAAGAAAAATAGGAATGGTATTCCAAACTCCTAACCCATTTTTAATGTCTATCTACGAGAATATAAGCTATGGCCCAAAAATTCATGGAACAAAAAATAAAGAAAAACTAGATGAAATAGTAGAACAATCTCTAAAAAAATCTGCACTCTGGGAAGAAGTTAAAGACAAACTGAATACAAATGCCTTAAGTCTGTCAGGGGGCCAGCAACAAAGACTCTGCATTGCAAGAACTCTTGCAATAGAGCCAAATGTAATCCTAATGGATGAGCCTACTTCTGCACTTGATCCAATATCAACAGGAAAAATTGAAGAGCTAATAATAAACTTAAAAGAAAGCTATACAATAATCATTGTAACTCATAACATGCAGCAAGCTGGAAGAATATCTGACAGGACTGCATTTTTCCTTAATGGATATATTGAAGAAGAAAGCCCAACTGATGAACTATTCTTCAATCCTAAAAATACTAAAACTGAAGAATATATCAGTGGAAAATTTGGATAA
- a CDS encoding dihydroorotate dehydrogenase: protein MIKSILDYLLTLHPVLLGLLGSTFTWFTTAFGAAAVFFFRKVDNKIMDAMLGFSAGIMIAASFFSLIQPAIERAEELGYITWVPAVFGFLVGAFFIYIVDVFVPDLDKLTFIDEDLTRHGKKDFLLFTAVTLHNFPEGLAVGVAFGALASNPNIQTLVGAMLLTLGIGIQNIPEGAAISLPLRRGNVALRKCFNYGQMSGLVEIVGGLMGAYAVYSFTRILPFALAFSAGAMIYVSIEQLIPESKRKDIDNKVPSIFGVIGFTLMMFLDVSLG from the coding sequence ATGATTAAATCAATTTTGGATTATTTGTTGACTTTGCATCCTGTATTGTTGGGACTTTTAGGATCTACTTTCACTTGGTTTACTACAGCTTTTGGAGCAGCTGCCGTTTTTTTCTTTAGAAAGGTGGATAATAAAATAATGGATGCTATGCTTGGTTTTTCAGCAGGTATTATGATAGCTGCTAGTTTTTTTTCGCTTATTCAGCCAGCTATAGAAAGAGCTGAAGAGCTTGGATACATTACTTGGGTTCCAGCTGTTTTCGGATTTCTTGTTGGAGCATTTTTTATATATATTGTAGATGTATTTGTTCCAGATCTTGATAAACTTACTTTTATTGATGAGGATTTAACTAGACACGGTAAAAAAGATTTTCTACTCTTTACTGCTGTTACTTTGCACAATTTCCCAGAAGGATTAGCTGTTGGGGTTGCTTTTGGAGCTTTGGCGTCTAATCCGAATATTCAAACTTTAGTTGGAGCTATGCTTCTTACGCTTGGTATTGGCATTCAAAATATTCCTGAAGGAGCAGCCATTTCTTTACCTTTAAGACGGGGTAATGTTGCTTTGAGAAAATGTTTTAACTATGGCCAGATGTCAGGATTGGTAGAAATTGTGGGGGGTCTTATGGGTGCTTATGCAGTTTATTCTTTTACTCGAATTTTACCTTTTGCTTTAGCCTTCTCAGCCGGAGCTATGATCTATGTGTCAATTGAGCAATTAATACCTGAATCTAAGAGAAAAGATATTGACAATAAAGTGCCAAGCATATTTGGTGTTATTGGTTTTACGTTAATGATGTTTCTGGATGTTTCATTAGGCTAA
- a CDS encoding alanine--tRNA ligase (catalyzes a two-step reaction, first charging an alanine molecule by linking its carboxyl group to the alpha-phosphate of ATP, followed by transfer of the aminoacyl-adenylate to its tRNA), with translation MTLDELRKKYIDFFKSKKHFEIMGKSLIPENDSTVLFNTAGMQPLIPYLLGEVHPSGNMLVNVQKCLRTGDIDEVGDLSHLTFFEMLGNWSLGAYFKEYSVKCSFEFLTSSDYLNIPKENLYVSVFEGDQEISCDTETARVWQSLGISKDRIYYLSKEHNFWGPVGSKGPCGPDTEIYVDTGKTKCSFDCNITCSCGKYFEIWNNVFMQYNKDENGNYIELDRKCVDTGMGLERTIAFLQGKSSVYDTDAFMPIIKKIEVISGKIYGQKEDDDTCIRIISDHVKAACFILADSSVVFPSNLGQGYVLRRLIRRSIRYAKKLGIKSHFLADLVDSVETIYRSFYKELTEKKDFIKKELNTEEEKFFKTLFQGEQEFIKMIRNLPSKTIPGDIAFKLYDTYGFPYEVTEEIAFEYGFNIDKLGFNEYFKKHQRISKKGGDKVFKGGLADYTYETTKLHTATHLLHKALQLVLGDHVRQKGSNITADRLRFDFVHSKKMTDDEIKKVEEIVNLQIKNSLSVKKSIMELSEAREKGAMALFGEKYDNLVSVYEIDGFSLEVCGGPHVENTNELGTFKIQKEQSSSSGIRRIKAILIDE, from the coding sequence ATGACACTTGACGAGTTGCGTAAAAAATATATAGATTTTTTTAAATCAAAAAAACATTTTGAAATAATGGGCAAATCATTGATTCCTGAAAACGATTCTACAGTTCTTTTTAATACAGCTGGCATGCAGCCTCTTATTCCTTATCTTCTTGGAGAAGTGCATCCATCAGGGAACATGCTTGTTAATGTTCAAAAATGTTTGAGAACAGGAGACATTGATGAGGTTGGAGATTTAAGCCATTTGACTTTTTTTGAAATGCTTGGAAATTGGTCTCTTGGAGCTTATTTCAAAGAGTATTCTGTAAAGTGTAGCTTTGAATTTTTGACGTCTTCTGATTATTTAAATATTCCAAAAGAAAATCTTTATGTAAGTGTTTTTGAAGGCGATCAAGAGATCTCATGTGATACAGAGACAGCTAGAGTTTGGCAAAGCCTAGGTATTTCTAAAGATAGAATATATTATCTTTCCAAGGAACATAATTTTTGGGGACCCGTTGGATCTAAAGGGCCTTGTGGGCCAGATACTGAAATATATGTGGATACTGGAAAGACCAAGTGTTCTTTTGATTGCAATATTACGTGTTCTTGTGGTAAATATTTTGAAATTTGGAATAATGTTTTCATGCAATACAATAAAGATGAAAATGGCAATTACATAGAATTGGATCGCAAATGTGTTGATACGGGGATGGGGCTTGAGAGGACAATTGCTTTTTTACAGGGCAAATCTTCAGTTTATGATACAGATGCATTTATGCCTATAATAAAGAAAATAGAAGTTATTTCTGGTAAAATTTATGGACAAAAAGAAGATGATGATACATGTATTAGAATAATTTCTGATCATGTTAAAGCAGCTTGTTTTATTCTTGCGGATAGTTCTGTTGTTTTTCCTTCCAATTTGGGTCAAGGGTATGTTTTAAGAAGATTAATAAGACGATCTATTAGATATGCAAAGAAGCTTGGAATAAAATCTCATTTTTTAGCTGACCTTGTTGATTCTGTAGAAACCATTTATAGATCCTTTTACAAGGAGTTAACAGAAAAAAAAGATTTTATCAAAAAGGAATTAAACACAGAAGAAGAAAAGTTTTTTAAAACTTTATTTCAAGGTGAGCAAGAATTTATTAAAATGATACGAAATTTACCTTCCAAGACTATTCCTGGTGATATTGCTTTTAAACTTTATGATACTTATGGTTTTCCATATGAAGTAACAGAAGAGATTGCTTTTGAATATGGCTTTAATATTGATAAGTTAGGTTTTAATGAGTATTTTAAAAAACATCAAAGGATTTCAAAGAAAGGGGGTGATAAAGTCTTTAAAGGGGGGCTTGCTGATTATACTTATGAAACCACTAAGTTACATACGGCTACTCATTTGCTTCATAAAGCGCTTCAATTAGTACTAGGTGATCATGTTAGACAAAAAGGAAGCAATATTACTGCTGATCGATTAAGGTTTGATTTTGTTCATTCTAAAAAGATGACAGATGATGAGATAAAAAAAGTTGAAGAGATTGTTAATTTACAGATAAAAAATTCTTTATCTGTAAAAAAATCTATAATGGAATTAAGTGAGGCTCGAGAAAAAGGTGCTATGGCTCTTTTTGGAGAAAAGTATGATAATTTGGTGAGTGTTTACGAGATAGATGGATTTTCACTTGAAGTTTGTGGAGGTCCTCATGTTGAGAATACCAATGAGCTTGGTACTTTTAAAATACAAAAAGAACAATCTTCATCTTCAGGTATAAGAAGAATAAAAGCTATTCTGATTGATGAGTAA
- a CDS encoding flagellar motor switch protein FliG, translated as MQDPRLSKYKNTKNLGKKNIEKIDTLSLNENFSDSEIQGSMLRSWISLIKGNKNKPPVEYKSKNIKDLKPGFIRKESKVTKIAKYFLAIGLEKSAKIMSELDDSDIILITREIAKISYIAPEEKDHIIKEFEELLRNEKKYVKIDDNFAYELLNKTLGKSKAKSIYKKVTGNDIFIPFDYLSQIEHEQLWALVRDENIKTLVILYNYLNKDQKKYVFSMLGEEDRREFVKDLAKTRQLSMETVEVISNKLKDRFKMQGNLKTDKLDGSKILVDILSYMDSNEEKNLLNKINLQDLNPVVDSEIREKIFDINVILRIMDNDMHNILREFTDKEIAIIIKDKTNEVRDKMLSNVSKRRKEIILDEEAFLGKISKKELKIMTLSFINYIKSLTLKGDLVIYRKNEEFI; from the coding sequence ATGCAGGATCCTAGGCTTTCTAAGTATAAAAATACTAAAAATTTAGGCAAAAAAAATATTGAGAAAATTGATACTTTAAGTTTAAATGAAAACTTTTCTGATTCAGAGATTCAAGGTTCTATGCTTAGATCTTGGATAAGTCTTATTAAGGGTAATAAAAATAAGCCACCTGTTGAATATAAATCCAAGAATATTAAGGACTTAAAGCCAGGGTTCATTCGCAAAGAGAGTAAGGTTACAAAGATTGCAAAATATTTTTTAGCTATTGGACTTGAAAAATCTGCAAAGATTATGTCTGAGCTTGATGATTCGGATATAATCTTGATTACGAGAGAGATTGCAAAGATTAGTTATATTGCACCAGAAGAAAAAGATCATATTATTAAAGAATTTGAAGAGTTGCTAAGAAATGAGAAAAAGTATGTTAAGATTGATGATAATTTTGCTTATGAATTATTGAATAAGACATTAGGAAAATCTAAAGCAAAGTCAATTTATAAAAAAGTTACTGGCAATGATATTTTTATTCCTTTTGATTATTTATCTCAAATTGAGCATGAGCAACTTTGGGCATTGGTTAGAGATGAGAATATTAAAACACTTGTCATATTATATAATTATTTAAATAAAGATCAAAAAAAGTATGTTTTTTCAATGCTAGGAGAAGAAGATAGAAGAGAATTTGTAAAAGATCTTGCTAAAACAAGACAGTTGAGTATGGAGACAGTAGAGGTAATCTCAAATAAACTTAAGGATAGATTTAAGATGCAAGGGAATCTTAAAACAGATAAACTTGATGGATCTAAGATACTTGTTGATATTTTAAGCTATATGGATTCTAATGAAGAGAAAAATCTGCTTAATAAGATTAATCTACAAGATTTAAATCCTGTTGTGGACAGTGAAATTCGAGAAAAAATATTTGATATTAATGTAATATTGAGAATCATGGACAATGATATGCATAATATTTTAAGAGAGTTTACAGACAAAGAGATTGCAATTATTATTAAAGATAAAACTAATGAGGTTAGAGATAAAATGCTTTCAAATGTTTCAAAAAGGCGTAAAGAAATTATTTTAGATGAAGAAGCTTTTTTGGGTAAAATAAGTAAAAAAGAGTTAAAAATTATGACACTATCTTTTATCAATTATATTAAAAGTTTAACTTTAAAAGGTGATTTAGTAATATATAGAAAAAATGAGGAATTTATTTAA
- a CDS encoding 6-phosphogluconolactonase, with translation MEFLYSDEEDCLQNKFFDFFNINIDNDRYASIGICGGRSIVTFLSVFLKQNYSLKRSHFFLIDERCVPLNDKESNYNLLNKNFFSKMVNKNLISISKFHAFVYNEMDETTAIYDYNIEFNSRFNIFDLIIVSVGEDGHIASLFPSKKLLFSDIEGYQYEYNSPKSPSKRISLTPKSLFNSKAVVLLFMGADKKRALENFLGFNNSINECPAKLLKEHPNLLVLTNIKRDESYAGS, from the coding sequence ATGGAGTTTTTATATTCTGATGAAGAGGATTGCTTACAAAATAAATTTTTTGATTTTTTTAATATCAATATAGATAATGATAGGTATGCCAGCATTGGAATTTGTGGTGGTCGAAGTATAGTTACTTTTTTAAGTGTTTTTCTTAAGCAAAATTATTCTCTTAAAAGGTCACATTTTTTTCTAATTGATGAGCGTTGTGTTCCATTAAATGACAAGGAGAGTAATTATAATCTTTTAAATAAAAATTTTTTTTCCAAAATGGTTAATAAAAATTTAATAAGCATTTCCAAATTTCATGCTTTTGTTTACAACGAAATGGATGAAACTACAGCTATTTATGACTATAATATCGAATTTAATTCTAGATTTAATATATTTGATCTTATTATAGTTTCTGTCGGTGAGGATGGCCACATCGCATCGCTTTTCCCTTCAAAAAAACTTTTATTTTCAGATATTGAAGGCTATCAGTATGAATATAATTCTCCTAAATCTCCTAGCAAAAGAATAAGCTTGACCCCAAAATCTTTGTTTAATTCAAAAGCTGTTGTTTTGTTATTTATGGGCGCGGATAAAAAGCGTGCTTTAGAAAATTTTTTAGGTTTTAATAATTCTATCAATGAATGCCCAGCTAAACTTCTCAAAGAGCATCCCAATTTGTTAGTTCTTACAAATATTAAAAGAGATGAAAGTTATGCAGGATCCTAG
- a CDS encoding tRNA-dihydrouridine synthase A, translating to MLMNRKISIAPMVNITDEHFRYLIRLLSKKVTLYTPMISAKSIIMGDVKKIVKQAPLESPIAIQIATDSKNDACKTIQILEKHFNFDEYNLNVGCPSLKIQNANCGACLMSNANQVGEILKTMKENTNKPISIKHRLGIRLLPSDYKSESYSEVKNFVKIISDFGIKNFIVHARVAILKEFSPKNNRNIPKLRHEFVYNLKKENKNLFIETNGGISNSEQIKKHLSVVDSVMIGRSAFENPYFIANSSREFLNEIDKIPTRKEILIQMVEYIKEYENYLSINKLFKHLMGIVFSKEGAKKFRQNLTAPFPKNLRKHEILLKAIETLPEKLLNSNS from the coding sequence ATGTTAATGAATCGAAAAATATCAATAGCTCCAATGGTAAACATTACAGACGAACATTTCAGATACTTAATAAGACTTTTATCAAAAAAAGTTACATTATATACGCCAATGATTTCTGCAAAATCAATAATTATGGGTGATGTAAAAAAAATTGTTAAACAAGCGCCTTTAGAATCTCCAATTGCAATTCAAATAGCAACAGACTCTAAAAACGACGCTTGTAAAACCATTCAAATTCTTGAAAAACACTTTAATTTTGATGAATACAACCTTAATGTTGGATGTCCATCTCTAAAAATCCAAAATGCAAACTGTGGAGCTTGCCTAATGAGCAATGCTAATCAAGTGGGTGAAATTTTAAAAACAATGAAAGAAAACACAAACAAACCTATTTCAATTAAACATAGATTGGGTATAAGACTTTTACCTAGTGATTACAAAAGTGAAAGTTACTCTGAAGTAAAAAACTTTGTTAAAATAATCTCAGATTTCGGTATCAAAAATTTCATTGTACATGCAAGAGTTGCAATATTAAAAGAATTTTCACCTAAAAACAACAGAAATATCCCAAAATTAAGACATGAGTTTGTATATAATCTAAAAAAAGAGAATAAAAATTTATTTATTGAAACAAATGGAGGAATCAGCAACTCAGAGCAAATTAAAAAACATTTGTCTGTTGTTGATTCTGTCATGATTGGAAGAAGTGCTTTTGAAAATCCATATTTTATTGCAAACTCCTCAAGAGAATTTCTAAACGAGATTGATAAAATTCCTACAAGAAAAGAAATATTGATACAAATGGTAGAATACATTAAAGAATACGAAAATTACTTGTCAATAAATAAATTATTTAAACATCTTATGGGAATAGTATTTTCCAAAGAAGGAGCTAAAAAATTTAGACAAAATTTAACAGCACCATTCCCAAAAAACTTAAGAAAACATGAAATATTACTAAAAGCCATAGAAACATTGCCAGAAAAACTACTCAATTCTAATTCTTAG
- a CDS encoding seryl-tRNA synthetase, which translates to MLDLKFIRDNLDLVKRSVKARGLVLDIDKLIDLDNKRKGIITKIGELNAKRNENSSRMQQSNLDKALRTSLIETGKALKKQLIELEEELERVSFDFDLENKRVPNMLSPDVPVGNSEEDNSEIKKVGDVPKFDFKPKDHLELGKDLDLLDFDRACEVSGSKFYYLKNEAVFLEIALINFSLNKLREKGFNLFITPDVAREFIVDGIGFNPRGNESNIYKIEGTDKYLVGTSEITLGGYYYNKIIDLTLPIRMAGFSHCFRKEAGAYGQFSKGLYRVHQFSKVEMFCFCKAEESGIIHDEFLNIQEQIFTELEIPYRVLNVCSFDLGSPAYKKYDIEAWMPGRDEKGSYGEVTSTSNCTDYQSRRLKIRYKDQGGQNKFAHMVNGTAIATTRVIISILENFQDEKGGVRIPKSLVKYTGFDYIPSKN; encoded by the coding sequence ATGCTTGATCTTAAATTTATTAGAGATAATCTTGATCTTGTTAAGAGGAGTGTTAAAGCAAGGGGTCTTGTTTTAGATATTGATAAGTTAATTGATCTTGACAATAAGAGAAAAGGAATAATTACCAAAATTGGTGAACTTAATGCAAAAAGAAATGAAAATTCTTCTAGAATGCAGCAGTCAAATCTTGATAAGGCTTTGAGAACCTCTTTAATAGAAACCGGAAAGGCTTTAAAAAAACAGCTTATTGAGCTAGAAGAAGAGCTTGAGAGAGTGTCTTTTGATTTTGACCTTGAAAATAAGCGAGTACCTAATATGTTGTCGCCTGATGTACCTGTTGGCAATAGTGAAGAGGATAATTCCGAGATAAAAAAAGTGGGAGATGTTCCAAAGTTTGATTTTAAGCCTAAAGATCATTTAGAGCTTGGTAAAGATTTAGATCTTCTGGATTTTGACAGGGCTTGTGAGGTTAGTGGAAGTAAATTTTATTATCTTAAAAATGAAGCAGTTTTTTTAGAAATTGCGTTAATTAATTTTTCGTTGAATAAGTTAAGAGAAAAAGGTTTTAATTTGTTTATTACTCCTGATGTTGCAAGAGAGTTTATAGTTGATGGGATTGGTTTTAATCCCCGTGGCAATGAAAGCAATATTTATAAGATTGAGGGTACAGATAAATATCTTGTAGGCACCTCCGAGATTACGCTTGGTGGTTATTATTATAATAAAATAATAGATCTTACTTTACCAATAAGAATGGCGGGGTTTTCACATTGTTTTCGAAAAGAAGCTGGAGCATATGGCCAATTTTCAAAAGGTCTTTATAGGGTTCATCAGTTTAGCAAGGTGGAAATGTTTTGTTTTTGTAAAGCTGAAGAATCTGGAATTATTCATGATGAATTTTTGAATATTCAAGAGCAAATTTTTACTGAGCTTGAGATCCCTTATAGAGTTTTAAATGTTTGTTCTTTTGATCTTGGTTCGCCAGCTTATAAAAAATATGATATTGAAGCGTGGATGCCGGGAAGAGATGAGAAGGGTAGCTATGGAGAGGTTACTTCAACTTCAAATTGCACGGATTATCAGTCAAGAAGGCTTAAAATTAGATATAAAGATCAAGGTGGGCAAAATAAATTTGCACACATGGTAAATGGAACAGCAATAGCTACAACTAGAGTTATTATTTCCATACTTGAAAACTTTCAAGATGAAAAGGGAGGAGTTAGAATCCCAAAAAGTTTGGTTAAGTATACAGGTTTTGATTATATTCCTTCTAAGAATTAG
- a CDS encoding 50S ribosomal protein L31 type B — protein sequence MRKGIHPKNDLVVFKDGSNGAMFLTRSTLNSKETIKYIDGKEYPLITVEITSKSHPFYTGQQKFVDAAGRIDKFNKRYKNAF from the coding sequence ATGAGAAAAGGTATACATCCTAAAAATGATTTAGTTGTATTTAAAGACGGGTCAAATGGAGCAATGTTTTTAACCAGATCTACTTTAAATTCAAAGGAAACTATTAAGTATATTGATGGAAAAGAATATCCATTGATTACCGTAGAGATTACAAGTAAATCACATCCTTTTTATACTGGACAGCAAAAGTTTGTTGATGCAGCAGGAAGAATTGATAAATTCAATAAAAGGTACAAAAATGCCTTTTAG
- a CDS encoding transcription termination factor Rho: MDKKNVGFDLESEIRRLDISKEFKLEDNLKKKVIKVVAKKGSASNVAKSADLSDVKDSNNVVFPEFDYDIPASGLENNIKTLEQSNIIKFFNGKDYVEIEKLYDKPITEVRKVVEGLGTNHTIAVTMKKTELIFLLVKILSENNINVLFTGVLDVLSDGYGFLRTASNSYLSGGNDVYVSPSQIRLFNLRTGDILYGQIRSPRDGERFFAMVKIKSINDQDPTFAQNRIPFDNLTPLYPNIKLNLEYENCNISTRLINLFSPIGKGQRALIVSPPKAGKTTLLQKIANAITTNYSDVILMILLIDERPEEVTDMIRSVKGEVIASNFDEQASRHVQVAEMVIEKAKRLVENKKDVVILLDSITRLARAYNQTMPTSGKILSGGVDSNALHKPKRFFGSARNIEEGGSLTIIATALVDTGSKMDEVIFEEFKSTGNMELILDRSLADRRLFPAINIKKSGTRKEELLLSEEERSKILLIRRILGGVDDYEGVEALVEKMKKSKNNEIFLKTMSNGN, translated from the coding sequence ATGGATAAAAAAAATGTTGGATTTGATTTAGAAAGTGAGATAAGGCGGTTAGATATTTCTAAAGAATTTAAGCTTGAAGATAATTTAAAGAAAAAAGTGATTAAAGTTGTTGCTAAAAAGGGTTCTGCATCTAATGTGGCAAAATCTGCAGATTTAAGTGATGTAAAAGATTCAAACAATGTAGTGTTCCCTGAATTTGATTATGATATTCCTGCTTCAGGTTTAGAAAATAATATTAAAACCTTAGAGCAAAGTAATATTATTAAGTTTTTTAATGGTAAAGATTACGTAGAGATTGAAAAGCTTTATGACAAGCCGATTACAGAGGTTAGAAAAGTTGTTGAAGGTCTTGGAACTAACCATACTATTGCTGTAACAATGAAAAAAACCGAGTTAATATTTTTATTGGTAAAAATATTAAGTGAGAATAATATTAATGTTTTGTTTACGGGTGTGCTTGACGTACTTAGTGATGGTTATGGGTTTTTGAGAACTGCTTCAAATTCTTATCTTTCAGGGGGTAATGATGTTTATGTTTCTCCTTCTCAGATTAGACTTTTTAATTTAAGAACAGGTGATATTTTGTATGGTCAAATTAGATCGCCTAGAGATGGCGAGAGATTTTTTGCCATGGTTAAAATTAAATCCATCAATGATCAAGATCCTACATTTGCTCAAAATAGAATACCTTTTGATAATTTAACCCCTCTTTATCCTAATATTAAATTGAATCTTGAATATGAAAATTGCAATATTTCTACAAGACTTATTAATCTTTTTTCACCTATAGGTAAGGGACAAAGAGCTTTAATAGTTTCTCCCCCAAAAGCGGGAAAGACCACTTTGCTTCAAAAAATAGCTAATGCAATAACTACTAATTATTCGGATGTTATTTTGATGATATTACTTATTGATGAAAGGCCAGAAGAAGTTACAGATATGATCCGCAGTGTTAAAGGCGAAGTAATTGCATCTAATTTTGATGAGCAGGCTAGTAGGCATGTTCAGGTAGCAGAAATGGTTATTGAAAAGGCAAAAAGACTTGTTGAGAATAAAAAAGATGTTGTTATTTTGCTTGATTCTATTACGAGGCTTGCAAGGGCATATAATCAGACTATGCCAACTTCTGGTAAAATTTTATCAGGTGGAGTAGATTCTAATGCTCTTCATAAACCAAAAAGGTTTTTTGGATCTGCTAGAAATATTGAGGAAGGGGGAAGTTTAACTATTATAGCTACTGCTTTGGTTGATACTGGTAGTAAAATGGATGAAGTAATTTTTGAAGAATTTAAAAGTACCGGTAATATGGAATTAATTCTTGATAGAAGTTTGGCAGACAGAAGACTTTTCCCTGCTATTAATATTAAAAAATCAGGTACTAGAAAAGAAGAGCTATTGCTTAGTGAAGAGGAGCGTTCTAAGATTTTGCTTATTAGAAGAATACTTGGAGGTGTTGATGATTATGAGGGAGTTGAAGCTCTAGTAGAAAAAATGAAAAAAAGCAAAAATAATGAAATCTTTTTAAAGACAATGAGCAATGGCAATTAA
- a CDS encoding integration host factor: MSFSRRPKITKSDIVDQISLNIRNNNLKLEKKYIRLVIDAFFEELKSNLCSNNVIEFRSFGTFEVRKRKGRLNARNPQTGEYVKVLDHHVAYFRPGKDLKERVWGIKG, from the coding sequence ATGTCTTTTTCAAGAAGACCAAAGATTACTAAATCAGATATTGTTGATCAAATATCTTTGAATATTAGAAATAATAATTTAAAATTAGAAAAAAAATACATAAGGCTTGTAATAGATGCTTTTTTTGAAGAGCTTAAGAGTAATCTTTGTTCTAATAATGTTATTGAGTTTAGGTCTTTTGGTACATTTGAGGTTAGAAAAAGAAAGGGACGTTTAAATGCACGTAATCCTCAAACAGGAGAATATGTTAAAGTTTTAGATCATCATGTTGCGTATTTTCGTCCAGGCAAAGATTTAAAAGAGAGAGTGTGGGGTATTAAAGGTTAA
- a CDS encoding 30S ribosomal protein S20 has translation MRKNASALKRSRQNLKRKIRNVSVKSELKTIEKRCISMLKAGKKDEAIEFFKFVAKKLDTAARKRIIHKNKAARKKSRLNILLLK, from the coding sequence TTGAGAAAAAATGCATCTGCATTGAAGCGCTCTCGTCAGAATTTAAAAAGAAAGATTAGAAATGTAAGCGTAAAAAGTGAATTAAAGACAATAGAAAAACGCTGTATAAGTATGCTTAAAGCAGGTAAAAAAGACGAAGCTATTGAATTTTTTAAGTTTGTTGCAAAAAAGTTGGACACTGCTGCTAGAAAGAGAATAATTCATAAAAATAAGGCTGCTAGAAAAAAATCTCGTTTAAATATTTTGCTGTTAAAGTAA